The sequence ATTTTTCGGGGCGGTCAGCCTTAATCGAAAGCGACGGAAAAACGCCCCATACCGCCGTTGAATCCATGCGGCTATACGCCTTCTTGTTCCACTCGCGGTAGAATTTTTCGTTCGTGATCTTCAGTTCGATATCGCCGCGGGTTCCGCATTCCTGACACGGAGCGTCCTTCATGCTCGCATCACCCGAAGCATCATCGCCGCCTTGGCTGCCTGCGCAACCAGCGAAAGCCAACATGCTAAAGCAAACTAAAAATGCGATTTTCAATCTTTTCATATAGCTCCCTTAGATTCTTCGACTCCGTGCTACGCACTTCTCCACAAAGAGGATAACTCAACTTTAGAACTAAAGTTCTTAGTTTCGCATAGCTCAGAATGACACTTTTCTAGACCTGCCTCGGTTTTCCCGTCCAACCAAGCTTTTCGCGAAGCGCACCCACAAAACCCGTATGGCGCATGCGAATAAAGGTCGTCACCGACTTGCTTTCGGCGAGAGTCACCACATCATTAGGCTTCAACACCACCGTGGTACGGCCATCGAACACCAAGTCGAGTGGGCCATCGACCGCAGACTTCATCTGAAGTTTCTTGGAAGAAAGCGAAAGCACCAGCGGACGCACCGAAAGGCTACTGGGAGCCACCGGAGTCAACACCACCGCAGGCGTTGCCGGGTGAATAATGGGACCGCCTGCCGCCAAGTTGTAAGCGGTAGAACCCGTCGGAGTTGACACGAGCAGAGAATCGGCCCAGTAATCGGTCAAAGCCGTTCCGTTGTATTCTACGCTCACATTCACCATACGCTCGGGCGCGTGCGCACGAACGTGCACCTCGTTCAACACCGTCTGCTTGGCGACTTGTTTCTTGCCATGGTAAACCACAGCTTCAATCATCATGCGCTCGCGGGTCGAAAAGTCACCGGCAAGCAAGCTATCCAAAGTCTGCGAAAGGCCTTCCACGCGAGTCTCAGCCAAAAAGCCCACACGACCCGCGTTCACGCCCAGAATGGGCGTGTCGTGCCCGAGCGCCATATGCGCCGCCGAAAGCACCGTACCGTCGCCGCCAATGGCCAGGAGCAAATCCGACTTGCAAAGCACATTTTCCTTGACAACCTTGATGGGCTTATGTGCCAAATCCTTCAGGTTATCCAGAACGCAGAAGGTGACCTGCGGATGCTCCACCGCCCACTTGGAAATCATGTCAAGCGCAAGAGCCAAATCCGGATTCTTGTCTTTCCAGCCCACGATGCCAATAGTCTGGAAATTCATTTTTCCATTCTTCTTCATCTTAGGTTTCCTCCGGCTTTGCCGTGGCCTGTTCCAACAAAAGCTTTAGCTTCTGCAATACGCCCGGATAAGTCGCTTCGACCAATTCGGAATTCGCCACAGGTTCATCATTTTCAAGAGCTATGGAAAGCACGGAAAGAGCCAGGCCATTCTGCGGCACCTCTCCCCCGTCAAAGTCGCTTCCGTTCACAATCGTTTCTAGCCCGCGAATCACAAGGCCGTCATCGTAGACGCCCACTTCGGCGCCCGTCTTGCGCAAGTTTTCTGCCAAGGCTTCGTTCGTGGGGCGCATTTCCTTACGCAGTTCCTTGGGAATGCGCAGAATCGTTTCACCTTCGGCAAAGCAAGCTGCTACGGCCAAGAAGGGATATTCCTCGATACCCGTCGCAATGGTATCTTCCGAAAAGCGACGGCCCTGCAGACGCTTGCCCGAAGCCAGCGGGTAAACCATGACATCGCCATAGACATCACCAAAACGCTCGCGGCGGCTCACCGTTTCGAAGTTTCCGCCCATACGCTTGAGGCATGTAAGGGCTCCCGCACGGGAACTGTTCAAGTCCACATTCTTGAGCGCCACTTCCGTATTCTTGGGGATGCTCGCAATCGTCGCAAGCAACGCCAAAGCCATGGCTTCGGTGGTATCGCCCGGAACATAGTAGTCGCGGCCCGTAATCACCGGCGTTTCAGAAATCTCGGTAAACTGGGTGCGTTCAATTTTCTGGCCGCGAGCCATCATCATGCGGCGTTCCAATTCCGTCAGCTGTTCCATGCCGCGAGATTCATACTTCAACGAAACGCCAAAGTACATGAGCATTTTGGTCCACTGATCATGAACCGAGCCCTTTTCTTCGAAAGACAGGTATTCGCCACGAATCAGCGTACGCAACAGCAAGCGGTTGCGCATCACGGTCGCCACATTGCCGAGAGAATCCTTCTTGATCGCCGGATCTTCGGCAGCAAAAGTAAACGTAAACTTTGCCGGTTCATCGGCGACAGGCTTCACCTTGAAATACTTCTGCAAAAGTTCCTTGGCGTGTGCGACCTTTGCAATTCCCGCTTCGTCATTTTCGGCAGCGAATGTATAAATCTGCTCAACGTCTTTTGAAGCCAGAGTCCAAAGCATTACAGAGCGGGACTCGCTCATATCCATAGGGAGCATGTCCGGCAAGCTATACTGAAAGCCCTTGCCTTCGAGTACCAGCTGATGGCCCTGTTGCGTATAATTCAGGCCAAATTCCTTGAGTGCCTCGGCAAAAGGTTCTACACCAGCAGCAAAAGAAAAGTCTTCAAAAACGGTACGACCATTCACAAGCAGCGCCATCACCAGCGCAAGCTCCATACGTTCGCGGTCGGGGTTTAAAACAAATTCCATTAGCGTTCCTTTACGTCGTAGCCAAGTTGCAACAGAATCTGCATGGCACGGCGGGCCTCTTCAGGGGTCTTAAACGCAAGCAGCAATGTGCCTGCAATATTTTCGCGGACTTTCATCAGTTCAATATCGCGAATGTTCAAATTGTTGTCGGCAAGGGGTTGCAGCACCTGCAACAGCGCACCCGGTACATCTTTCAGGGGCACCGTAATTTCAGAGAAGGCGGCTGCGGCATTGCGGCCCGGCGCAAACAGGCTTGCACGGCCATCGTTACCGGCCTTGAAAACCGTTTCCAACGCAGCAGAGCAATCATCGCCCGCGGGCTTGCCATCGCAAACCACCTTTAGGCTTTCCATGGCCTCGACAGTCTTGTCGATTCCGGCGCGCACTTCTTTAAGCGCAAGCACCGTCTGATCGCGGTTCGTGACGGCTATATCGTGCCACATGTTCCAGCCAGAGGCGGCAATGCGCGTCATATCTCTAAAGGCGCGACCTGCGTAATGCTGGTAGTTGGGCTTCACCAAGCGCTCCGGCATGCTCGCCGCCAGCGTTGAAGAAAGCATCTGCGGCATGTGCGACACCCAAGCCATGGTGCGGTCATGATGTTCCGGCGGGAACACCACGGCATTTGCGCCCACAAAAGAAATCAAGTTCAAGAGCGGTTTGTACACCGATTCATCTACGCCTTCGGGCGGGCATACGAACCAGTAGGCATTCTCAAAAATCGAAGGATCGTTGTATTCGAGCGTACGCTTTTCGGAGCCAGCCATCGGGTGGCTGCCCACAAACACAAACGGCTTCGGGAGCTTAGCCCCTGCCTTGCAAATTTCCACCTTGGTCGATCCGATATCGCTCACCAGAATCTGCTTTTGAGCATCCAGCAGAGACAAATCCATCTGCGACAAGTTTTCAATCGTCTTTAAGATATGGAGAATCGGAGCGCAAAGCAAAATCACGTCGGAACCAGGAACCCAGTCCTTGATTTCGTCGTAGCCGTAAAATTCATCGGCAAGTCCCAGTTCTTTTGCACGAGCAAGCGTGGCAGGGCTACTCACCGCACGCACCACCGTCGGCAACTTCGCCTGCTTAATGGCTGCGGCTACCGAACTTGCCAAAAGTCCAAAGCCAACAAAAGTAAAGCGCACTACTCCTCCACCTTTCGGGTTTCTTGCATAATGACGCGGAAAATATTCTTGATGGATTCCGGCGAAAGCGGGCCCTTTGTCAGGGTCGCCACTTTTTCGAGAACGGCATCTTCCCTACTGGCATCGAAAACAGGGAGACCCTTTTCTTTCTTGATTTTTCCGATTTCAGTCGCATAGGTTGCCCTCTTGTTCAAAAGGGCAATCAGTTCATCATTCAGTTCATCAATACGGTTGCGCCAGTCTTCAATATTCATAGTGTTGAATTTAGAAAAATGGCTCCTTGGTGTCGCTTAAAACTCCACCTTGTACTCGTCAAAAGCCTTCTTATTGGCCTTCATGTTCGGGCCATCCCAGTCAAATAGCGACGGGCCCCAGGCCCCGCTCAAAGTGGGTTCCCAGAAAAAGGCGCCAATCCAGCGGTCTAGTCCGCGAACCATATCGACAGCCTTCTTGCGCGAACCATCATAAGAATACGTGTTGTCCGATTCACCGCCATTGTATTCGGCCACAATGAATTCCAAATTCGAATAAGTCGAAATCAAGCTTTTGAACAAACTATTCCACTTATCCGGCTTATCGTCACCGTAAGCGGTGTACGCCGAGAATCCCATCACATCAGCAGGAACCTTCTGGTTCTTGAAGATTTCTTCCATCCACCAGTTGACCGTGTTAGTCTTGCGAATGCTTTCGATATGGAGAACCGTCTTGATATTTTGCGACACCGCCTTGACAGCACGGATGCCCGCCTTAAAGTACTTGCCCGCATTGGCCTTGCCGGCACTTGTACCCATATCGCCATTGATTGCAGTAGACGCCTTATCTACCCCATTACCCCAGCAATCCGTCTTGCTGTTCGGCACATGAATCAAAATGCCCGGCGTGGTTTCGTTACCGATTTGCACCATTTCCGGAGTCGCATTCACTTGCTTAAGCGAATTAATCAAGTCGTAAGTGTAGTTGTACACGGAATCCGCCATGGCATCGGAGCTTGTCACATTACGCCAGCGGCTCGGGATAATCTGCTTGCCAGGATCCGCCCAGTTGTCGCTGTAATGGATGTCCAGCAAGAAGGCCATGCCTGCCGCCTTAATCTTTTTCGCATACGCAATAATGTGGTCCTTGTCGGCATAACTTTCGGCATCATGATCGCAGCCCGACGCCGCATAACCGTACTGCGCCTTCGGACTCACAAAAGTCTTCAAGCGAATCGCATTGAATCCGTGGTCTTTCAGGAGCGTAAAGATGTCTTTTTCGGAGCCGTCGACATCGTAGAACTTGGTACCCCAGCGCTCGTATTCCTGCACCGTCGAAATGTCCGCACCGTTATAGAAGCTAAAGTCAAGCGCAGGCCCCTTGCTCGAAGAAGAGGGCGGCTCCATTCTAGAAGAAGATTCCGGAGGAGGTTCCATCTTGGAAGACGAGGAACGCGGCGGCCTCGAATCCGAAGACAAATCGGGAACAATTCTCGACGAAGACGATTTCGGCAATATAGCGCCCGAAGACATTTCCGCCGACGAAGAACCCGACATCACACCACCCGATGACATTTCTATATCCGCAGAAGAAATCGGCAGTTCCGTACCCGAAGACTCCGGTACATTCGATTCCGACGAAAGCAGAGGTTCAAATGCAGACGAGAATTCCAAGCCGATTGAATCGCCACCGAGGCTCGGCGAACTATAATCCGGCTGCTCGACACCAGGTTCCACATAAAAAGTATCTCTCTGGACACTACTCGGCGAAGAATCAACCACCTCGTAATCAAACTGGGCGGCATTATCCGAATCGCCACCGCAAGCGCTCAAGGTAAGCGCACCAAACACAAAGCCAAATGGTAAAAGCTTATTCAATCCCATGCCTCTAATCTATACAAAACGCCCTTAAAAATCAACAAACGAATTCTTTACACTGGGCCTTGCGCGGCAAATATAGCGCCATATACAGCAAAAGGCCCCGCAAAGCGGAGCCTTTCGCTAAATTCAACAGACAGGGCTAAGCCCTATGCCGTAAAATTACTTGACCTGGAAATAGTAGGTCTGCAGAGTCTTGCCATCCTGGGAGAGCTGGAGAATCTGCTTGCCAGCCGGGAGGTTACCCGTAATCTGGAACAAGTTTTCAGCCTTGTATTCCACGTTCAGAGCAGTGCCCTTGTCCTTGTTGACAAAGAGACCGGTCTTTTCGTCAGCACCGAAGCCCTGGCAGTCGGAGTGGTCAGCGACCTTGCCTTCGACGGCGGGGTAAGTGGTGGCGACCAGCGGAGAAGTCACGGAGCTAGCATTCACGTAGAACACGTTGATGGAAGCGTCCACAGCCAACGGAGCCGGGAGGTTAGAAACCTTGGCAGCGCCCTTGTCAGCCTTCTTTTTCTTCTTCTTGTCAGTCTTCTGGCCAGGAACCTTGCCTGCATCGGTGTTGATCGGCATGGTCAAACGGTAACCGGCAACAGATTCGCTGCAGCTCGTGGAGTACACGACCCACTGGTTATCAATCTTTTCAGGACCTTCGGTAGTACCGCTCTTGTAGAGACCCGGCTTGATCTGGTCGCTGTATTCGTACAGAGTCACAGAGAGGTTCGGGTTCTTTTCGTCGGTAGCAATGTTCTGCTGGCCGAGAATGTACTTGGAGCGACGAGCCTTGATCAGGTAGTTGCCAACGGGCACCTTTTCGAACTTGAACTTACCCTGCTGGAGATCAGTCTTGTACGGGTACTTCGGGTTCTGGGTACCGAAAATGGTAGAATCCATCCAAACAGTGGGCATTTCGATAGCCTTGCCGGTAAACGGATCAAGAACGACACCTTCGATAGTACCAGTCTTCTGGCAACCGGTCATAGCCATAGCCACGAGAGCGGCTGCACCAATAAAGAGTTGCTTTTTCATAAGAGTCCTTTTTAAGAAAAGGCTCCCTTTTTATAGGGAGCCAATTCATTTATCTGTAATTATTCAGCGTCTTCAGCCTTGGCAGGAGCAGCCTTGCGGGTCTTACGCTTTGCACCAGTGATGTTGCCAGAGAAACGCTTGTTGAAGCGGTCGATACGGCCAGCCGTATCCACGCGATGCTGCTTGCCCGTCCAGAACGGATGGGTATCAGCCGTAATTTCGAGAGAAATTACGCTATATTCAACACCATCGATAGTCTTCTTTTCGGCGGAAGACTTCGTGGAGCGGGTGATGTATTCTTTACCCGTATTCGCATCGACGAACACGACCGGTTGATAGTTAGGGTGGATACCTTCTTTCATTTTTAAACTTCCTATTGAAGCAGTTAATTTTGAGAGCCTAAATTTAGAAGAATTCGGCCATTTTGGCAAGGGAAATAGTATTTTTGGGAGTATGAACAGTTTTTTTAAGGCATTTTTTACAGTTATTCCCGCATTTTTGATGGGGTGTGGCAACGACAGCCCCGTTGCAAAGATCATCGTCACCGACCAAAAAATGCCCCTTACCGAGTGGCCCGACAGCGCCTACATCGCCGGTTTGGACTCTATTTTGGCACTGGAGCCCATTAAAAAGGGCGCAGACGCCGAAGCCAAAATCAACATGAATGTGTTCGAAGCCCCGGTTTTCAAGCTGCCAGGCTCTGTCACGGGCAAAAAAGACGCAACCCCGAAGGCGAACCACGCAGGCAAGTCCGCGGGGGCAAAACAGGCAAATACCCCCAAGGCCGACAATTCCGCGGAACTCTTTGCAGACCGGTTCGCGACAGCGCTTTCCAAGTTGCAGTCCGATCCCTCTAACGCAAGCCTGTATAAAACGGTCACCGCAAACGACGGCGACGACCTGTTCAAGCTGTTAAAGCGTACCTACGGCGCCGGAGTCCAAGGACTCCCCCGCTTTTACGTGCTTTCGGCCCTGCAATCCGTAAACGCCGGCGTCATGCTAGAGCATTTAAACGCCGGCGATAAAGTCCGCGTCCCTAAGCTCTAAGGGGTATTGACATTTTAAAGGAGAGAACATGAAAAAGATCTATTTATTGCCCCTACTGTTGGCCCTATTCGCTTGTTCCAATGAAGACACCATGGTACAAAAAGTAGACCTCGGGCAAGACTCACCCAACGACCAGGAGATTTCGTCATCTTCCGAAACAGCTATAGAATCGTCATCCTCCAGGGAGGCTTCGACAATCGAGTCATCTTCTGACGCTCTCCCTGAATCTTCGTCGAAAGAACCGGAATCTTCATCCGAAGCACCGGAGTCCTCTGCAGCCGAGGCACCGGAATCTTCTAGCAGCGAACGCGTCGTTATCAATTTCGATTCACTGCCAAGCTTTGTCGATGCAAGAGATTCCCAGTCCTACAAGTACATCACCATTGGCGAGCAAGTCTGGATGGCCGAAAATTTGCGCTACCGCAAGGGTTTCGATTCGTTGAACCATATCAACGACTGGTGCTACAACAACCATGACGACAGATGTGCCGATTACGGAGCCCTCTACACTTGGAGCGGCGCCATGAACGTCGATGAAAAATACAATACGGAACGCCTTTGGCGCAAGCGACCGGATGCTCCTGTTCAAGGGATTTGCCCCGAAGGTTGGCACCTGCCCACCACAAAAGATTTCGAGGTCCTGCAAAAATTAAGCGGCAACACCAACGCCTACGAAAAACTGCGCGCCCCCTATAGTTGGGAAAACGGTACCGTAGGCACAAACGAAGTAGGATTTTTCGCCGTCGGTTCAGGATATTTAGAGCACCGCACCCCCACTTTTACCGACAGTCTGAACATCACAGGTTTCTGGGTCGCTAGCGACATTTCCTACGAAACGGCCGATGTCTTTGCAATTATCACACGAGTCATGTACCGTTCACCCACCAAGGACAAGCGAAACGGATACTCAGTCCGCTGCATTAAGGGCGAAGGCGAAGTTCTCGACAGCAGCAACATCTATCACAAGCCCCTCTGGGACGATATGAAAGAGCGGATTGATTACGGTCTGTTAATTGACGAACGAGACCATCATTTCTACAGAACCGTTAAAATCGGCGAACAGACCTGGATGGCCGAAAACCTGAACTACGACGGAAATTTCGGCGGATACTGCCAAGACGACTTAGAAGAAAACTGCGACCTGTACGGAAGGCAATACTTCTTTACGCAATTGCTCGAAATAAGCAAGCCGACCGTCACGGTACACTATTACGGCGTCAATTTGCCCGCACAGGGCGTTTGTCCCAACGGCTGGCATATTCCTGACTCCACGGAATGGAATACCTTGATTGCATTTGCAAAAAGCGCCCGCGGAAACG is a genomic window of Fibrobacter sp. UWT2 containing:
- a CDS encoding NAD(+)/NADH kinase; the encoded protein is MKKNGKMNFQTIGIVGWKDKNPDLALALDMISKWAVEHPQVTFCVLDNLKDLAHKPIKVVKENVLCKSDLLLAIGGDGTVLSAAHMALGHDTPILGVNAGRVGFLAETRVEGLSQTLDSLLAGDFSTRERMMIEAVVYHGKKQVAKQTVLNEVHVRAHAPERMVNVSVEYNGTALTDYWADSLLVSTPTGSTAYNLAAGGPIIHPATPAVVLTPVAPSSLSVRPLVLSLSSKKLQMKSAVDGPLDLVFDGRTTVVLKPNDVVTLAESKSVTTFIRMRHTGFVGALREKLGWTGKPRQV
- a CDS encoding 3-phosphoshikimate 1-carboxyvinyltransferase is translated as MEFVLNPDRERMELALVMALLVNGRTVFEDFSFAAGVEPFAEALKEFGLNYTQQGHQLVLEGKGFQYSLPDMLPMDMSESRSVMLWTLASKDVEQIYTFAAENDEAGIAKVAHAKELLQKYFKVKPVADEPAKFTFTFAAEDPAIKKDSLGNVATVMRNRLLLRTLIRGEYLSFEEKGSVHDQWTKMLMYFGVSLKYESRGMEQLTELERRMMMARGQKIERTQFTEISETPVITGRDYYVPGDTTEAMALALLATIASIPKNTEVALKNVDLNSSRAGALTCLKRMGGNFETVSRRERFGDVYGDVMVYPLASGKRLQGRRFSEDTIATGIEEYPFLAVAACFAEGETILRIPKELRKEMRPTNEALAENLRKTGAEVGVYDDGLVIRGLETIVNGSDFDGGEVPQNGLALSVLSIALENDEPVANSELVEATYPGVLQKLKLLLEQATAKPEET
- a CDS encoding prephenate dehydrogenase/arogenate dehydrogenase family protein, with translation MRFTFVGFGLLASSVAAAIKQAKLPTVVRAVSSPATLARAKELGLADEFYGYDEIKDWVPGSDVILLCAPILHILKTIENLSQMDLSLLDAQKQILVSDIGSTKVEICKAGAKLPKPFVFVGSHPMAGSEKRTLEYNDPSIFENAYWFVCPPEGVDESVYKPLLNLISFVGANAVVFPPEHHDRTMAWVSHMPQMLSSTLAASMPERLVKPNYQHYAGRAFRDMTRIAASGWNMWHDIAVTNRDQTVLALKEVRAGIDKTVEAMESLKVVCDGKPAGDDCSAALETVFKAGNDGRASLFAPGRNAAAAFSEITVPLKDVPGALLQVLQPLADNNLNIRDIELMKVRENIAGTLLLAFKTPEEARRAMQILLQLGYDVKER
- a CDS encoding chorismate mutase is translated as MNIEDWRNRIDELNDELIALLNKRATYATEIGKIKKEKGLPVFDASREDAVLEKVATLTKGPLSPESIKNIFRVIMQETRKVEE
- a CDS encoding glycosyl hydrolase 53 family protein: MGLNKLLPFGFVFGALTLSACGGDSDNAAQFDYEVVDSSPSSVQRDTFYVEPGVEQPDYSSPSLGGDSIGLEFSSAFEPLLSSESNVPESSGTELPISSADIEMSSGGVMSGSSSAEMSSGAILPKSSSSRIVPDLSSDSRPPRSSSSKMEPPPESSSRMEPPSSSSKGPALDFSFYNGADISTVQEYERWGTKFYDVDGSEKDIFTLLKDHGFNAIRLKTFVSPKAQYGYAASGCDHDAESYADKDHIIAYAKKIKAAGMAFLLDIHYSDNWADPGKQIIPSRWRNVTSSDAMADSVYNYTYDLINSLKQVNATPEMVQIGNETTPGILIHVPNSKTDCWGNGVDKASTAINGDMGTSAGKANAGKYFKAGIRAVKAVSQNIKTVLHIESIRKTNTVNWWMEEIFKNQKVPADVMGFSAYTAYGDDKPDKWNSLFKSLISTYSNLEFIVAEYNGGESDNTYSYDGSRKKAVDMVRGLDRWIGAFFWEPTLSGAWGPSLFDWDGPNMKANKKAFDEYKVEF
- a CDS encoding carboxypeptidase-like regulatory domain-containing protein; this encodes MKKQLFIGAAALVAMAMTGCQKTGTIEGVVLDPFTGKAIEMPTVWMDSTIFGTQNPKYPYKTDLQQGKFKFEKVPVGNYLIKARRSKYILGQQNIATDEKNPNLSVTLYEYSDQIKPGLYKSGTTEGPEKIDNQWVVYSTSCSESVAGYRLTMPINTDAGKVPGQKTDKKKKKKADKGAAKVSNLPAPLAVDASINVFYVNASSVTSPLVATTYPAVEGKVADHSDCQGFGADEKTGLFVNKDKGTALNVEYKAENLFQITGNLPAGKQILQLSQDGKTLQTYYFQVK
- a CDS encoding type B 50S ribosomal protein L31, encoding MKEGIHPNYQPVVFVDANTGKEYITRSTKSSAEKKTIDGVEYSVISLEITADTHPFWTGKQHRVDTAGRIDRFNKRFSGNITGAKRKTRKAAPAKAEDAE
- a CDS encoding FISUMP domain-containing protein is translated as MKKIYLLPLLLALFACSNEDTMVQKVDLGQDSPNDQEISSSSETAIESSSSREASTIESSSDALPESSSKEPESSSEAPESSAAEAPESSSSERVVINFDSLPSFVDARDSQSYKYITIGEQVWMAENLRYRKGFDSLNHINDWCYNNHDDRCADYGALYTWSGAMNVDEKYNTERLWRKRPDAPVQGICPEGWHLPTTKDFEVLQKLSGNTNAYEKLRAPYSWENGTVGTNEVGFFAVGSGYLEHRTPTFTDSLNITGFWVASDISYETADVFAIITRVMYRSPTKDKRNGYSVRCIKGEGEVLDSSNIYHKPLWDDMKERIDYGLLIDERDHHFYRTVKIGEQTWMAENLNYDGNFGGYCQDDLEENCDLYGRQYFFTQLLEISKPTVTVHYYGVNLPAQGVCPNGWHIPDSTEWNTLIAFAKSARGNEFPHNLVARKSFRRINGAQDSVSFWGYDTYGFSIFPYYKAKYYSTGEFGIGAVFASSIQYSGSISGYHSYQFWATPISEETGVTFEAIGRSVKDFDAHVRCIKN